A region from the Desulfatiglans sp. genome encodes:
- a CDS encoding metal-dependent transcriptional regulator — MSDENISSTMEDYLETIFKLNQGKGAIRVKNIARELGVKMPTVTNMLKNLSDKGFIDYEKHEYLELTDKGMEIGKEIECRHNTIRSFLTDILKLDPETADNEACRMEHGMGPETLSRLTKFIEFVQSCPRTGENWLNYFQEYCVNGLKPEKCKEHMKNFTADCEGGLIKISQ, encoded by the coding sequence ATGTCAGACGAAAATATCTCCTCAACCATGGAAGATTACCTCGAAACAATCTTTAAGTTGAATCAGGGCAAGGGTGCAATAAGGGTAAAAAATATTGCAAGAGAGCTGGGTGTAAAAATGCCGACAGTAACAAACATGTTAAAAAACCTCTCTGATAAGGGTTTTATTGACTATGAAAAACATGAATACCTTGAGTTGACTGATAAAGGAATGGAAATAGGAAAGGAAATAGAGTGCAGACATAATACAATAAGGAGCTTTCTTACTGATATTTTAAAACTTGACCCTGAAACGGCTGATAATGAGGCATGCAGAATGGAGCATGGGATGGGGCCTGAGACACTTTCAAGGCTCACCAAGTTTATTGAATTTGTTCAATCATGCCCCAGGACAGGTGAAAACTGGCTGAATTATTTTCAGGAATATTGTGTAAATGGTCTGAAGCCTGAAAAATGCAAGGAACATATGAAAAATTTCACTGCTGATTGTGAAGGCGGCCTGATTAAAATAAGCCAGTAA
- the katG gene encoding catalase/peroxidase HPI has protein sequence MSKESKCPVTGMSSKPVSGRGTSNRDWWPNQLNLKILHQHSNLSNPMGERFNYAEEFKKLDLQAVKNDLYALMTDSQDWWPADYGHYGPLFIRMAWHSAGTYRQGDGRGGAGSGNQRLAPLNSWPDNVNLDKARRLLWPIKKKYGKKISWADLMILAGNCALESMGLRTFGFGGGRVDTWEPEEDIYWGSETEWLGDKRYTGERDLENPLAAVQMGLIYVNPEGPNGNPDPVASGKDVRDTFARMAMNDEETVALVAGGHTFGKCHGAGPATHVGPEPEAAPIEEQGLGWKSSFGKGKAGDTIGSGIEGAWKPNPTSWDMGYLRILFQYEWELVKSPAGANQWLAKNVKETDMIADAHDPKKKHRPMMTTADLSLRFDPIYEPIARNYLKNPNKFADAFARAWFKLTHRDMGPKARYLGPEVPKEDLIWQDTIPAADYKQIGQKDVAELKRMIIDSGLSISQLVTTAWASASTFRGSDKRGGANGARICLAPQKEWEVNQPAQLKKVLKGLEKIQKEFNDSQKGNKKVSMADLIVLGGCAAIELAAKNAGAKITVPFTPGRTDASQKQTDALSFAVLKPKADGFRNYMNKKYSMTAEEMLIDKAQLLTLTAPEMTVLLGGMRVLNTNFGKSKHGVFTKKPEALTNDFFVNLLDMDTVWSKSATDEDVYEGRDRKSGKVKWTGTRVDLIFGSNSQLRAIAEVYACADSQDKFINDFVAVWNKVMNLDRFDLA, from the coding sequence CAGCATTCAAATCTGAGCAACCCCATGGGCGAGCGATTCAATTACGCTGAGGAATTTAAAAAGCTTGATCTTCAGGCAGTTAAAAATGATCTCTATGCCCTTATGACCGATTCACAGGATTGGTGGCCTGCAGATTACGGCCATTATGGCCCGCTCTTTATCCGCATGGCCTGGCACAGCGCTGGCACCTATCGCCAGGGTGATGGCCGGGGCGGCGCTGGGTCTGGCAATCAGCGTCTGGCCCCCCTTAATAGTTGGCCGGACAATGTTAACCTTGATAAGGCCAGAAGGCTTTTATGGCCTATAAAAAAGAAATATGGAAAAAAGATATCCTGGGCAGACCTCATGATACTTGCAGGTAACTGCGCCCTTGAGTCAATGGGGCTAAGGACCTTTGGTTTTGGCGGTGGCCGTGTGGACACATGGGAACCTGAGGAGGATATCTACTGGGGTTCTGAAACCGAATGGCTTGGTGATAAACGCTATACAGGTGAGCGTGACCTTGAAAACCCACTTGCAGCCGTGCAGATGGGGCTTATCTATGTAAATCCGGAAGGCCCTAATGGCAATCCTGACCCTGTTGCATCAGGTAAGGATGTTCGAGATACCTTTGCACGCATGGCAATGAATGATGAAGAGACAGTTGCCCTTGTAGCGGGTGGTCATACCTTTGGAAAGTGTCATGGCGCAGGCCCTGCAACCCATGTTGGCCCTGAACCTGAGGCTGCCCCTATTGAGGAACAGGGGCTTGGGTGGAAGAGCAGCTTTGGTAAAGGGAAAGCTGGAGACACTATCGGGAGCGGCATAGAGGGCGCCTGGAAGCCCAATCCGACAAGCTGGGACATGGGATATCTTAGAATATTGTTCCAATATGAGTGGGAACTGGTTAAGAGCCCGGCAGGGGCAAACCAGTGGCTTGCAAAAAATGTAAAAGAGACTGATATGATTGCAGACGCCCATGACCCCAAAAAGAAACACAGGCCAATGATGACCACGGCAGACCTATCCCTGCGTTTTGACCCGATCTATGAACCGATCGCACGTAATTACCTGAAAAACCCTAATAAATTTGCAGACGCCTTTGCAAGGGCATGGTTTAAGCTTACTCATCGTGACATGGGTCCAAAGGCACGCTATCTTGGGCCGGAGGTGCCAAAGGAAGACCTTATCTGGCAGGATACAATCCCGGCTGCGGATTATAAGCAGATCGGCCAAAAGGATGTAGCAGAGCTTAAGCGCATGATCATTGACTCAGGCCTCTCCATATCCCAGCTTGTAACAACCGCATGGGCATCTGCCTCCACATTCCGTGGCTCTGACAAACGCGGCGGTGCAAACGGTGCGCGCATATGCCTTGCACCCCAGAAGGAGTGGGAGGTAAATCAGCCTGCTCAGCTTAAGAAGGTGCTTAAAGGCCTTGAGAAGATCCAGAAGGAATTCAATGATTCACAGAAGGGAAATAAAAAGGTCTCAATGGCTGACCTGATAGTGCTTGGCGGGTGCGCAGCTATTGAGCTTGCCGCTAAAAATGCGGGCGCTAAGATTACAGTCCCATTTACACCAGGCCGCACAGATGCATCGCAGAAACAGACCGATGCCCTTTCATTTGCTGTACTCAAGCCCAAGGCAGACGGGTTCAGGAATTACATGAATAAGAAATACAGCATGACCGCCGAAGAGATGCTCATAGACAAGGCACAGCTCCTCACACTCACAGCACCTGAGATGACAGTCCTGCTAGGCGGCATGAGGGTGCTGAACACTAACTTCGGGAAGTCAAAGCATGGGGTTTTTACAAAAAAACCTGAAGCCCTGACCAATGACTTCTTTGTGAACCTGCTTGATATGGATACTGTGTGGAGCAAATCAGCAACAGATGAAGATGTGTATGAGGGTCGTGACCGCAAGAGCGGTAAGGTCAAATGGACAGGCACCCGCGTTGACCTTATATTCGGCTCCAATTCCCAGTTAAGGGCAATAGCCGAGGTCTATGCATGCGCTGATTCACAGGATAAATTCATTAATGACTTTGTTGCTGTATGGAACAAGGTGATGAATCTTGACCGGTTTGACCTTGCTTAA